The DNA window GTGGTGCTGGCGCGGCAGACGCACTTTTTATTGCCGGGCTGACCGCGGGAATTTTGACAAACATTGGGGTCTCACTGTGGAGGATTATATAAGGGAAAGTCCACAAAATACAAACACAGTAAGGAGCTTTGTCGAGGGCCGTAGCATATCATTTGATGTCTAAAGGAATCTGCTTGACGCAATCATGTATGTAGTGCATTGTAGTGTAGGAGGTAAAAAATATGAGGACCGTCTTGTCAGTAAGCTTGCCGGATAACATGGCGGCGGAACTTGAAGCCATGGCCAAAGCAATGGGCAGGAACAAGAGCGACATTGTAAAAGAATCCTTAGGATTGTTTCTTTGGGAAACGAAGTTCCGCAATATAAAAAAGAAACTGTCCAGCAAGGCTAAGGCTGCCGGTGTTATTACCGAAGAGGATATCTTTAAGGCAGTATCGTGAAAGCAGTTTTCGATACGAACGTTCTTATCGCAGCCTTCCTCACGGAGGGAATCTGCGCCAAGCTCATAGTCCGGGCACACAGGCGGGACTTCGACCTGATTTTATGCGATGGCATACTTCAAGAATTTAAGCGTGTCCTTAAGAAAAAGTTTGCCACCTCTCCTCATGAAACGTCCGAAGCACTGACTATTCTTTCTGAGGCAACGCAGGAAATTCTTGGACAAACTGATTCAATTACACCCATCTGTAGGGATTCGGATGACGACTTGATTCTTGCCTGTGCCAAGGACGCGGTTGCAGACTACATTGTTACTGGGGATGAAGACTTGCTGGTTCTGAAGAATTATGAGTGGATAAGGATTGTAAATCCCAGGGAATTCGAGAAACTATTTCCAGATTGAGAAAAGGCATATTCGTTAGCTTACGTCAGTGTGATTGTTCCCCTGCTTTACAAATCGATGACTATGCGGTCAGATGCTTTCCCTACAAATATAAAGCTGTAATATTGGGGGTCAGGCTTTCCTTATTGTCGTTATTGGGAGATAAAAGATGGTCTCACGCAAAGGCGCAAAGGCGCTAAGATAAAAAGATAGAAGATTAGAGGATTAGAAAACAGGATGACAGGAAAAGACAGGGATCAGGGGGCAGGAAAAGACAGGAGACGGGAGATCGGAGGAGGGAATATCGGAGGAGGGAATATCGGACTATTCAGTGGACGGTTGTCGAGGTATCGTGAGAAAAGTTGATAATTTTATGATTTCAAAATTCCCGTAATTTCTCAATTTAAGCAAATGCTTGTCCCCGGTGACTAAAAAATCCGCTTCTGCTTTTATAGCGCACTCTAAAATACGATTATCCGAGTCATCCGATACTACCTTTAGCCAAGGTGTGGTTTTGAAGACGACTGTCAGGTTGCTGATGGACGTAATTAACTGAGCAATTTTCTGTTTCTCCCAACCGAACTTCTCGTCCAATTTTCGGGCCAATTCAGTAAGGATTGCAACAGAGGTGCAAAGTTCGAAATCGCCATCGATGGCGTGAAGGTACGCTTTTCCAGCATTGCCACCGGGTATGACGAAGGCGGAGATGTAGATGTTGGTGTCAAAAACGACCTTCAAAATCAACGTCCTTCGAAAACCAGTTTTTCAACATCAGACTCTGTGAAAATCCCTTTTTTTTGAGCCAGAGCTGTGCCGTATGTCTGAAGTTCTTGAAACTCCTCTTTCAGATTCTGTCTCTTGTAAGTTAGAAACATTTCTCTGAAAAGCACGCTCCTGTTTTTTGCCAGCCTCTTAGCCAGCTTGTCATATTCTTCAGCCATGTCCTGCGGCATGGAGATTGTCACGGCTGAGCGCGTTTTCTTTGTTTTCATGGGGATACCTCCAGAACAGTATGACAGGATCATACAGGTTTTAAGGCTATCGGTCAAGAGAAGTTTTTGGAATAGGGGGCAGGGATAGCCGCTCATCAGCGAAGGGTTTCCCGGACCTACAGGTCAAGAACCTATAAGAATCAGCCGCAGATGAACGCAGATGGACGCAGACTGGGAAAGAAGATAAGAAATGAAACAAATTATTCAAAAGTTTAAGACCGATCCACA is part of the Syntrophales bacterium genome and encodes:
- a CDS encoding ribbon-helix-helix protein, CopG family, with product MRTVLSVSLPDNMAAELEAMAKAMGRNKSDIVKESLGLFLWETKFRNIKKKLSSKAKAAGVITEEDIFKAVS
- a CDS encoding putative toxin-antitoxin system toxin component, PIN family; this translates as MKAVFDTNVLIAAFLTEGICAKLIVRAHRRDFDLILCDGILQEFKRVLKKKFATSPHETSEALTILSEATQEILGQTDSITPICRDSDDDLILACAKDAVADYIVTGDEDLLVLKNYEWIRIVNPREFEKLFPD
- a CDS encoding putative toxin-antitoxin system toxin component, PIN family — protein: MKVVFDTNIYISAFVIPGGNAGKAYLHAIDGDFELCTSVAILTELARKLDEKFGWEKQKIAQLITSISNLTVVFKTTPWLKVVSDDSDNRILECAIKAEADFLVTGDKHLLKLRNYGNFEIIKLSTFLTIPRQPSTE
- a CDS encoding ribbon-helix-helix domain-containing protein; translation: MKTKKTRSAVTISMPQDMAEEYDKLAKRLAKNRSVLFREMFLTYKRQNLKEEFQELQTYGTALAQKKGIFTESDVEKLVFEGR